In Gemmatimonadales bacterium, the DNA window GGAGGCGGCGCTCTTTCCCTGGTACACGGTGTGGGACAACGTGAGCTTCGGGCCCCGGACCATGGGCGTCCCAGCGGCCCAGTACCGTCCCAAGGTCGAGGCCTATCTGGACCAGGTCGGGCTACGCGGATTCGAGCGTCACTATCCGGCCGAGCTCTCGGGCGGGATGAAGCAGCGGGTGGGCATCGCGCGGGTGCTGGTCATGGAGCCCGAGGTGCTGCTGATGGACGAGCCCTTCGGGAGTCTGGACGCGCAGACCCGGCTGGTGATGCAGGAGCTGCTGCTCTCGGTGTGGGAGCGGCACCATCAGACCGTGCTCTTCATCACCCACGACATCGAGGAGGCGCTCCTCCTGGCCGACTCGGTCTCCGTCATGACCGCCCGCCCTGGCCGCATCAAGAAGCGCCTCACTGTCGAGCTGCCCCGACCGCGGACCGTCGAATTGACCACGTCGCCGCTCTTCAACGAGCTCAAGCGCGAGGTCCTTGCGCTGATCCGCGAAGAAAGCCGGCGCGCCGCCATCGAAAAGACCGACAGCCTTTGACAGGCGCACTGCCTAGCTCGGCGGCTGAGCAGCTCGCGGCCGTGATGGCCGAGCTCGAGGCGTTCGGACAGGCGAACGACGCGACGATCACCGAGCGCCCTCGGCGAATGCTCAACATCACTCGCGACACGGGCGAGCTCCTGTCCGTGCTCGTGAGGGCCACCGACGCCCGGCGGGTGCTCGAGATCGGGACATCCAACGGTTACTCGACCCTGTGGCTGGCGAGCGCCGCGCGGTCTCTCGGCGGCTCGGTGACGACGGTCGAGGTGTCCGAGTTCAAGGTCGAACTGGCGAAGGCCAACTTCGCTCGATCGGGCCTGTCGGCCTCCATCTCTCTCGTCCATGACGACGCGGGTCACGTGCTTCGGCGTTCTCCGGACGCGAGCTTCGACCTCATCTTTCTCGATTCCGAGCGGCCCGGGTATCCCGGTTGGTGGCCGAATCTCAGACGGGTGCTCCGGCCGGGCGGTCTCCTGGTCGCAGATAACGCCACGTCTCACCCGGAACAGATGGCGCCGTTCGTCGCCCTGGTGAAGGCCGATCCGGAGTTCAGCACCTGTCTCGTGCCCGTCGGGAATGGCGAGTTCCTCGCGGCGAGGGCGGGACAACATTAGCGCGATGGAGACAAAGGAGGTGGACGGGAAGCTGGTGGTCACGCACGAGGGCTACACGCCGGACCCGGACGGCACGACGCTCAAGAACTGGTTCAGGAAAAGGAGGCTCGAGATGAAAGCGAATGATCCCTCGACTCGCCACCACGTAACGCGGCGGACGGTGCTCGGCCTCGCCGCGGCCGGCGCCGTGATGGCCGTGGGCGCCACCACGTTCGGCCAACAACCCGGCGCGCCGCAGGCGCCGCGGGTCAAAGGGCCGCGCGTGTGGCTCGACATGGACCAGGCCGAGCTCGACGCCGCCTACGACCAGCGTGTCTATGCCCCGAACCTGGCGCAGCTCGTCAAGCGCTACGACACGAACAGCGAGGCCGTGCGGGCGCGCCTGGGCGCGCCCCGGCGCTACACGTATGGCACCGTGCCCATCGAAGGGCTCGACGTCTACACGACCAAGCACACGAATGCGCCGATCAACATCTACGTTCATGGGGGCGCGTGGCGGGGCGGCCTCGCGAAGAGCTACGCCTTCCCGGCCGAGCTGTTCGTGCACGCCGGCGCGCATTACGTGGTTCCCGACTTCAGCTGGGTGCAGGACGCGGGGGGCAGTTTGATGCCGATCGCCGATCAAGTGCGCCGCGCGGTCGCCTGGGTGTACAAGAACGCTCAGAGCT includes these proteins:
- a CDS encoding alpha/beta hydrolase, yielding METKEVDGKLVVTHEGYTPDPDGTTLKNWFRKRRLEMKANDPSTRHHVTRRTVLGLAAAGAVMAVGATTFGQQPGAPQAPRVKGPRVWLDMDQAELDAAYDQRVYAPNLAQLVKRYDTNSEAVRARLGAPRRYTYGTVPIEGLDVYTTKHTNAPINIYVHGGAWRGGLAKSYAFPAELFVHAGAHYVVPDFSWVQDAGGSLMPIADQVRRAVAWVYKNAQSFGGDPNRIYVSGHSSGGHLAGVILTTDWMRHYGLPADTVKGGLCCSGMFDLKPVRLSARSSYVKFTDEMEEALSPQRRLDKLTAPVIVAYGTLETPEFQRQSRDFAAAVKSAGKPVQLLVANGYNHFEIIETLANPYGLLGRAVLQQMQLAQA
- a CDS encoding O-methyltransferase yields the protein MAELEAFGQANDATITERPRRMLNITRDTGELLSVLVRATDARRVLEIGTSNGYSTLWLASAARSLGGSVTTVEVSEFKVELAKANFARSGLSASISLVHDDAGHVLRRSPDASFDLIFLDSERPGYPGWWPNLRRVLRPGGLLVADNATSHPEQMAPFVALVKADPEFSTCLVPVGNGEFLAARAGQH
- a CDS encoding ABC transporter ATP-binding protein; this encodes MPDAAVELRGVSKVFVARDRRVVALQDIDLSIAHNEFAAILGPSGCGKSTLLNMVAGFDRPSGGQVRVNGAPVEVPDPSRGVVFQEAALFPWYTVWDNVSFGPRTMGVPAAQYRPKVEAYLDQVGLRGFERHYPAELSGGMKQRVGIARVLVMEPEVLLMDEPFGSLDAQTRLVMQELLLSVWERHHQTVLFITHDIEEALLLADSVSVMTARPGRIKKRLTVELPRPRTVELTTSPLFNELKREVLALIREESRRAAIEKTDSL